Sequence from the [Clostridium] scindens genome:
AGCCCCGGATGCCGCCATCGCGCTTTCTTCTCCTACATCTGCAGACAGTAGGAGGATTCCTGTAGCGCTTTTTTTGCCGGACATCTGGCTTGCGCCGGAGGAATTGCCTGAGGTAGCGGCATCAGAGCCGGAAGAACCGCCGGTAGCGTTTCCAGAATCGCTGCTTCCGGATGAAGATGCGCTGCTCTGCGTAATCTCCGTGTCAGCTGATACGTTCACGCCGTCAACCGTACCGGCACAATCAGCCGTAATCGCCTGGGTCTCCAGCAATGTCTCCAGCGCGGCTTCTACCTCATTCAACTCTGTCCATTGGCCGTTTAGCACCTTTGCCTCCAGGTATTCCGTGGAATCAGGATCCTGCGCGTCATCCGACAGGCTCTCCATCTGCTCCTGTACCTCTTCCATGCTTTCTTTCACTTCCAGCAGCTGACTGGCAATAGACGCCTCATCCAGCGTGGCAAGAATCTGCCCTGCCTCTACCATGTCGCCGCTTTCCACCAGCACCTCCTTTACCTTGATTCCGGCAGGAACTACCACATCCGTGGAGGCCCCGCCTGCCAGCGTTCCTGTTCCTACCACCGTAGTGCTGATGCTCCCCTTCGCGGCCTCTGCCGACTGTACCGTTATCTCCGCCTCCTTTGCACTGCCTCCTCTTGCCCGCGCGATCAATCCCACGATCAACGCTGCCACCAGCACGGTGGCAATCACAACGGCAGCCCAGAATGATCTCTTTTTTCGTAGCAAACGAACCGTATTCTGGATGCCTCTTTTTGCTGATCCTTGATTTTCCATGATTTCCTCCTGTTTCCGCAATTTTCCTGTTACTGACTCCGTTTATTCTATAGGAAAATTAAGAGGATTCTGTGTGAGAACTGTGAAAGATATGTGAAAATAAAAGATGAGGAATAATCCGTTCTATTCCTCATCTTCCTGCCCCTGAATATTCTGATTAAGCAAGGCCACTATGTTATTCGTCGTTTCCAGGCAGTTCAGCGCCAAGTTATTAAAATACAGAGCATCATCCATGGATCCATAGGTCTTTTCTTCCATTCCCGTCATGATAGAACTGCTCAATTCCTTCTTCGTATAACTTTTCCGAATCTTCTTAAATGCCCGCTCAATGTTTCTTAAAATCTCATTCAGGATAATATTGCCCTCCAAAGGCGCCTTATTCTCCCGAATATATGAATCAATCTGCTCAATCTCCGTCACCAGGCGGCGGTTCAGAGGAAGGAACTGTTGGTAGAATTCCTGTTCCTCCTTATTCATATTCCGTTTTATATAGTTTTCTATATCCTCTGATGCCAGATTAAACTGCACCATCAGTTCCCGCAGCATATTCCGATCGCTCTGGCAGGCCATGCTTTTTCTTACTTCCCGCACCATTGCCTCATCGATATCCAGCAGCGCATTCACGCTTTTCAGGAATTCTTCCTTGGCCGTATTGGGCAGAATGAACCGGTTGGCCAGCAGTACGGTAGCCACGGCCGCAAGCACATATACCAGCCGAAGTTCGATGGCCTCCCCCTGCGGAAGGCTCAAAGTCGTAAGCGACAGCCCATAGCAGGTGCTGTACATGCTCATCGTCCATGACGTAGCCGGCGCCGCATACATCAGGCAGGTCATAATCAGCAGAATCACAATATGGGCATTCAGGGACTTGAATATCCCTGTCAGGAAAAACGTGACAAATAATCCCCCGACCGTTCCAATCACCCTGTTATTGATCTTCATGACGCTCTCTTCCGAATACGGCATCAGCATCAAAAACGCGCTCATTGGGTACCAATAGCTGTGTTCCAGATTGGTTGCCCTGCAGAAAGAAAAGGTAATGCATAGGACAATTGAAAGTCTTAGAGCAAAGCGGATATGAAACTGGCTCAGATGAAACTGGCCTTTAGCCCCTTTGATCTTATGGGTGATGTCTGGAATCTTCCACTCCTTTTCCGATCTGTTCTTGCTGACCTCGGTCATCTTCAAAAGGGCAAAAGACAGCAGTCTCAGGATCTTCATCATCCCTTCATTCACTCTTTCGCTGTCCAGGCTTTCTTCTGCCAGGATTTTCTGTACCTTGCGGGCCAAAGCGCTGTTATCAGACTGATTGATTTCCTTTTCTATCTCATAGAATACGCCGCTTAGTTTACGGAAATATGACTGATTTTGTTCGCTCCCAAGGCTGGCATCATCCAGGACATTTTCCACAAAATAACGGAAACGCTGGAAGACCAGCATAAAATAATAATTGATTCTTCCATATCCGGTAGCCAGATAATTATAATTCCTGCTGGAATATATCACCTGGTTCATGTGGTACATCATCTTGACGAGTTCGTAAGTATCTGCCGGATCTTTTTGGCCATCCGCCAGTTTTTCCAATTGTATTGCGAGATTATTGATTCCTTTTCTTACCGTCCCGTAATTCCTTCGTTTCTTGATCACCTTGGAATAAAAGAAAAGCGCCAGCGTTACAAAGGAATAGCCATACAGCAGTGCCAGAAGCCTGGCCGGAATCTGTCCCCTGGCAATGGGGACCATCTGCAGAAGCACAAACTCCATGCCATATACAAAGTAAGCCTTAGGGTTAAACTTATCTGTCAGCAGAAAGACCAGAAGAAATGGGACGACAAGATTCAAAATAATACAGAAAACCAGATTGAGCGTCGCAAGATATGCCACGATAAATAAGACAAGCTGAATTAGATAGCACCGGAGCAGTTCCCATATATCGAACCCCTTGCTGCTTCTGATCCGGAATAATAGCGTAAGGAATGATACCAGGATAATCTGGGTTATGCCAAATATCCGGTAGATTGTCAGGAATAAAAAGATGGATACGAAAATGGTCGGAAACGCATCCGCCCATTTTCTTCCCATCAGCAGCAGCTCTTTCTTTAACTTGCTCAACAGCCATCCCTCCAGTTCTTTCTATGTCGGCCGTTATAGAATTTTTACTACTCTACCGTAACCGACTTTGCCAGATTTCTCGGCTTATCTACATCACAGCCGCGTCCCACCGCAATATAATACGCAAAAAGCTGCAGCGGAATAATGGCCAGCGAGTTGGTAAAGTATTTGTTTGTCTCCGGAATGTAGATGACATAATCGGCGGCACGCTCCACCTCCGTATTGCCCTCCGTGGTCACCGCCATGACGAAGGCACCCCGGGTACGCACTTCTTCCATATTGCTGATCATCTTCTTATATAAATCCTTCTGGGTCAGCACGGATGCTACCAGCGTGCCGTCCTCCACCAGGGAGATGGTGCCATGCTTTAATTCTCCTGCCGCGTATGCCTCAGAATGGATATAGGATATCTCCTTTAACTTCAAAGATCCTTCCATAGAGATGGCATGGTCGATTCCACGTCCGATAAAGAACACATCCCTCGCTGCCAGATAACGGTTGGCAAACTTCTGGATATTCACCTTATTATTGAGCAGCATCTCCACCTGTGCAGGAATGGCCTTCAGATCTTCCAGCATTCCTGCAAGGCCTGCCTCGTCTAGCATCCCTTTAACATGGGCAAACTTCATTGCCAGAAGATAGAGCGCGATCAACTGCGCGGAGTATGCCTTGGTCGTGGCAACCGCAATCTCAGGTCCTGCCCAGGTATACATGACATTGTCTGCTTCCCTTGCAATGGAACTTCCAACCACATTTACGATCCCAAGGACCCTTGCGCCCTTTTCCTTAGACTCGCGCAAGGCTGCCAGCGTATCCGCAGTCTCCCCGGACTGGCTGATCACGATGACCAGCGTATGTTCATCCAGAATCGGATCCCGGTAGCGGAATTCAGAAGCAACATCTACTTCCACCGGAATCCGTGCCAGTCCTTCAAATATATATTTGCTGGTATATCCGGTATGGGAGGCAGAGCCACAGGCCACGATCTGGATCTTTTGGATCTTCAGAATCTCCTCATCCGTCATCCCCAGTTCCTCGATCACGATCTTCCCCTCCTTGATCCTCGGGGAAAATGTATCTGTGATGGCTTTTGGCTGCTCATACATCTCCTTCAGCATGAAGTGCTCATATCCGCCCTTTTCCGCTGCATTCACGTCCCACTCGATACGGGTAGCCTGCTTTTCTATAGGCTCTTCATCCACATTGAAAAACTCCATGGAATCTTCCGTCATGCGAACGATCTCTTCATTCTCAATAAAGAATACGTCTCTGGTATACTTAAGGACTGCCGGGACATCTGACGCCAAAATGCTTCCCCCGTCCGTATGTCCTACGATCAGCGGGCTATCCTTGCGGACGGCATATAATTCTCCCGGATGATCCTGGAAAATAATTCCCAAAGCATAGGACCCCTCCATCCGGTGCATGATTTTCGTCACTGCCTGCAGCGGATTACCATGATAATAATAGTCCAGAAGATGGGCGATCACCTCTGTGTCCGTCTCCGATACGAATTCATAACCATGACTTTCTAACTTTTTCTTTAACTTCAGGTAATTCTCAATAATTCCATTGTGCACTACCACAATGCTTTTATCCTTGTTAAAGTGTGGATGCGCATTGATATCAGACGGTGATCCGTGGGTCGCCCATCGCGTATGTCCGATTCCCAGAGTGCCTGGAAGGGTTGCCCCGTCATGGGTCAGCTCATTTAACACTTTCAGCCGGCCCTTGGACTTTACCATGTCAATCTCATTTCCATTATAGACAGCGATACCGGACGAATCATACCCTCTGTATTCCAGTTTGGATAAACCGTCCAAAAGAATCGGCGCTGCCTGCTGGTTGCCTATGTATCCTACTATTCCACACATGTTTTCTACTCCTTGCCTTGTATTTGCACAAATTACCACTTTTTTTGCATTTTCATCCTGTATTGTAGCAAACTATTAAGGATATGTAAATAAAAGCCTTGAAATAAATGAAAAGATAGGACGCGGTAAAGCGCCCTATCCCAAGCAAAGTAATTGATAAAATATGCAAAATATCTGGGGGACATATGCATATATCTAACCTATTCCCAACATATCGTGAATTGTACTGACAATAACCGTCCTGGGGTGTATCACCGGAATTCCCAGATTCCGGACAAAATAATCCCTGCATTCATAAGTATAGCTAATACAGTCTAAAACCAGCATATCTGCCCTTTGTTTTTTAAAGAAATCCAGGTACCTTCCCCTGTCCAGTTCTTTTGGAGCCATACATTCGTAAGTGACATCCACGCCATCTCTAATCCAGCTTTCTTTCATTTGCTCTGCGAACTGTCTAAATGGGAATAATGCGCCTACCCTGCAGTCTGACCTCACCGCTGCCGTCATCTTATGTAGAAGATCAAAAGGAACAATAATTGGCACGCGGCTATGCAGCCTGTCAGATACGTTGGTACACAATATTACAATCATTGCCACGCCTTCCTCTTCCTCTCTGCGGATTGCCTGAAGAAGCAGCGGCATGACTTTCTCTTTCGAAAAGTCCATCATCTCGCCATTTGACAGTCTTGATGTCATAACTGCTTCTTTGGGCACCGGCGTCAAATGATCTTTTACTTCCCTGATGCTTAGACTATCCAGCGCTCCTAACTGGCGTACTTCAATTTCCTCCGATAGATGGCTCTGTAATTCATCCATAATATCTTCTCTGGGCGAATGGCCAACCGTTACAAATGAAACTTTTTTCTTCATCTTATCCCTCTTCCTTTTTGATTACGCAGAATCTTTTAAGTCCAGTCTTATGAAACAGGCAGTATACTATAAAGCCGATTATGATCCAGGCGGTTCCGATCAGTATTGCCTTTCCATCCATTCTTGTCACCATAAAGATGCTGAGGATAATGGCAATTACCGGAGTCACCGGATAAAAAGGTACATGGAATGCCGGAACTACCTCCGGACGGTTTTTCCTCAAGGCAAAGATGCACAGGCAGGAGATCACCCAGGAAAATGCCGTAACAAACGCAACCATTTGTAATATTATGCTTACCAGTCCTGTCCAGGCTAGAAACAGCATTCCCAGCATCGTTACGCCTAAGGCAGTCACAGGCGTGCCGCTCCTTGGATTTACTTTTCCAAGCATCTTAGGCAGAGAACCTTCCTTTCCCATTGCATATATCATTCTGGAGCCACTCATCATTAAGCCATTCAAAGTTGAGACTGCAGCAAAAATCCCGCCCATCGCTATAATCAATGCGCCTTTGGAAGTAAATGTCGCAGCCGCAGCCGCAAGAGGCGCGCTTTCTTTGGCTAATTGCGCATAAGGCATCAGGCCATTCATAACCACCCCTATGATTCCAAAGGTTACCCCGCAAGTAACCAGGGATAGGATCATGCTCCTTGGCACATCCTTGGCAGGATTTCTGAATTCGCTGGACATATTGGGGATGGCAGACCAGCCCCCATAAGTTGCCCAACATAGGGTCGCAGCCGATAAGACCGAGCCAAATCCTTTTGGCATAAACGGAGTCAGCAGTTTTCTATCTACATTCGCCCCTCCCCATATGATGAAAATAAGCAAGGCTGCAATGACTGCAAAAGTAGATACCAGCTGGATCGCGTTGCCAAGTCGAGTATCTATCATATTTGCAATTCCAAATACCAGTATCGTCAGAATTGCAAATACATTTGTCCCAACCGGAAGTCCTACTCCAATCAGATTCAGCGTCCACTCTACATAAAAGGCACACGTCAGTGCCAATACTGCCGAGCCTAGTCCCTGCCCCCCGTAAAAGGCCCATCCCGTAAGAAAGGATACAGACTCCCCTGCCTTTCCCATCGTTTCCTTAGGATAGATATAGGCGCCTCCTGAACGGGGAAATGCCGAACTAATCTCGCAGTAGCAACTTGCAATAATCAGTGTGACTGCTGCCGCTATAACGAAAGATAAGGAAGATGCCGGACCGGCCACGCCTGCCATCAGCCCGCTTGCAACGAAAACGGTTGCCCCTATCATTGCTCCTGTTCCCATCGCCCATCCATCAAGAGTCGTTAATTTCTTTTGTTTTTCTTTTCCCAATCTGATTCCCTCGCTTCCTCTTACTGAAATACGCCCGGCAGCCATAAGGATATCTCGGGGATCAGTACAATAAAGGCAAGTCCAATCAGGAATGCGACAATAAATGGGATTGCCTCCCGGGCTATCTTATTGATCGACAGCCCGGAGATGCTGGAAGCCACAAACAGATTAATCGCCACAGGCGGCGTAACCATTCCAATTGCAAGGTTAATGGTCATAATGACGCCAAAATGAATCGGATCGATTCCCAGTGGCAGGATAACCTGGTATAGCACCGGTGCCAAAATAAGAATGGCCGCTCCTACATCCATACACATGCCTACAACCAGCAGGAACAGATTAATGATCAGCAGAATGACATACTTGTTTGTAGAGATCATCTGGATTCCAGTCGCTATCTGTGCCGGCACCTGCAGCATCGAAAATACGGTCCCCAGGGCTGTCGCTGTTGCAATGGTGATGGCAACAGCCCCAAATAATACGCCGTTTTTTATAAAAATCTTTGGCAGATCCTTAAACTTTAGTTCCTTGTAAACAAATTTCCCTACAAAAATGCCATAGACTACGGCCACAACAGCGGCTTCCGTAGGCGTAAATACGCCTCCGTATATGCCTCCGAGGATGATCACAGGCACCAGCAATGCCCATTTTGCATCCCAGATGGCTTTTAACAGATTCTTTAAGCTAAATGCCTTTCCATTTCCCTTATATCCACGTTTTCTACAGATTACGCTGGATACCAGGATCAGCAGCATGGCGATTAAAAATCCTGGTACAATGCCTGCCATGAACAAGGTCCCGATCGACTGATTTGTCGACAAGCCATAGAATACAAACGGAATACTGGGCGGTATAATGACTCCCAGGCCGCCGGACACTGCCGACAGTCCGGTAGAGTATTCCTTAGAATAATGCTTGTCCACCATAGCCGGGATCATAATTGTCCCGATCGCAGCCACCGTTGCAGGCGCAGAACCAGAAATCGCGCCGAAAAACAGACACGTCACAATTGTTACGATTGCCAGGCCGCCGGTAAAACGGCCAACTAGTTCTTCTCCCACCGCAATCAGACGCTTTGACAGTCCTCCTGTCTCCATGACCGATCCGGCAAGCATGAAGAATGGAACCGCAAGCAAAGGAAAACTAACCATGCTGGTAACCATCGTCTGCCCAACAAATGCTAATGAAGTAACCGGCGTAATAATTAAGGTAATAATTATTGACAGGCCGATTGACACTCCAATTGGCACGCTCAGGCACATAAATAGGACAAATAGCCCCATTAGCAAGCCAACTTCCATATGAGCCTCCTCTCTCTTCCCTTAGCCTCTTTAAAGGTTTATGCCTCTTCCTGGCCAAGTTCTTTCATTTCGCTAATTGTACGTACGAAATCCTGTATCATCCGTATCAGCATCAGAAGAAATGCCACCGGCACTCCTGCATAAGGAATCCACTTTGGAATCTCCAGCACTGCCGTAACCTGTCCCCTCTGTAAAATATCTGCTGTAAGGAGTGTCACATGATATAGCACAAATACAGCAAACGCAAAGAACAGTACAAGGGATATCAAGTCAAATACCTTTTTGGCCTTGGGCCTCAAAAAGTTTGTGATAATCTCCATCTTAAGATGCTCTCTTTTCTTAATTGCCAAACTGCACCCAAAATAGCACAGCCAGACCATGGAATAAAGGCTGATCTCCTCCACCCAGGCAAGAGGCAGATTCAGGACGAAACGGAACAGTACCTGAAGGAATAATAGGATCGTCATTATGGAAGTCAGGATAACTACCATATATTCTTCCAAATGCTCATCCAGCCACCTTACTGTTTTCATAAGCGCTCCTCTCCAGGCTAGCCTGGCCTGGAATTAATATTCCTGGCCAGCTGCCTTAACTACCTTTTTAAACAGGTCCTTGCCACACTTGTCAGCGATGGTATCCCAAACAGAAGATGTTTCTTTGCGCATCTCCGCCTTCTGGTCTGCCGACAATTCCGTAACTTCGACTCCTGCGTCTTTAATCGTCGCAAGCGCATCCTCATTCGCCTTATTGCAGATTTCGCGCTGCTGCTCGATTGCGATCTGCGCGCTTTCTTCTACCGCTTTTTTCTCTTCTTCATTTAATCCCTCATAAAAAGAATTGCCCATGTGCAGTCCCAGGAATCCATATACATGCTCCGTCAGCGTCAGGTATTTCTGTACTTCATAAAACTTCGCATCCACAATCGTACTGTTAGGATTCTCCTGACCATCTATGGTTCCTTGCTGAAGGCCGGTAAATACCTCTGCATAAGCCATCGTCGAGGGGTTTGCCCCAAGACATGTCAGCATATCCAGATACACGTTATTATTTAAGGTACGGATTTTAAGTCCCGAGAAATCCGCGGCGCCTTTGATTGGCTTCTTGCTGTTAGTCACGTTACGGAAGCCATAATCCCAATATCCAAGAAGTTTAATATCCGTGTCTTTCAGATATTGCTCCGCCATAGCCTTCCCGGCTTCTCCGTCCACGGTGGACAGCGCCGTATCCCTGTCCTCGAACAAGAATGGGGCATCCAATGGCAGAAAAGCCGATGTATATTCCGCCACATTTCCTACGGAAATGTCACTGAACTGGATAATCCCATTTTGCATTCCCCCGATACACTGGTCGGCGCTGGTTCCCAGCTGCCCATTAATGAACACCTGCACGTCCACATTATCCAGGCGCTTCTCAATCTCTTTTTCAAATATGTACCATCCTTGCGTAGTAGGATTCGTCTCACTTCCTATTGCAGAGACCTTCCATACGGCTGACCGGCCCGCATCCGCTTTCGCGTCTTTTCCTCCGCCACCTCCGGAAGCATCCTTATCTTTGTTTCCGTTACACCCAATCAACAGCGACATTACCATTACTACAATTATCGTTACGCTCATTAACTTTTTTTCATATGTTTTCCTCCATATTCATTGCGCTGCTGTTACTTGTACACCGTAATCGCTACATCTGGGCATACTATATAGCATAATCCACAGCCTATGCACTGTGTTCTCTCTTTAAACTCCACATAATCATAGCCGCTCGAGTTGCTAAGGCCGGACAGGCTCAGACAATTCTGCCTGCATACTTCCATGCATCTTTGGCATCCTTTGCAATAACTTGGGTCTACTTTTACATATGCCATTTTCTCCCTCCTTCCACTTATGCGATCTTATATCCCTCATTTAGCGCTTGCTGATTCATCTCCACGACTTTTGGCTTTGTATCAAATTTTCTCACTACGCTTAGTTTTAGCCGTTCTAAGTCAAGGGCGCTGCTGTGTTTCGCGTAGGCTCCCAGCATCACCATATTGGCGCATTTGACGGAACCCAGACGAATTGCAATGTCTGTGGCATCTACTTCTATGATCATTACATTCTTTAATATCGACTTCTGCTCTTCCGTCAAATGAACTAAAGAAGTATTTACGACTACCATTTTGGCACTCTTCAAATTATCCAGGAATTTATTCAAAGATGCCTGGTTCATAATGATCGCATTGGTCGGCTCTAGAAAGTACGGGCTTAGTATCTTCTCATTGGATGTCACCACCAGGCAGTTGCATGTTCCTCCTCTCATTTCAGGCCCGTAGGAAGGAAGCCAGGATGCCTCCAGATGATTCTCAACGCACGCATCTGCCAATATCTTTCCTATGGATAGAATTCCTTGTCCCCCGAATCCGGCGAACAATATTTTTTCCAACATTTTCACATTATCACCTCATTACTTTATGTATTGTTTTATCTGTTCCGTTCCTTCCAGCGCTCTTACCCCTCCCATGGCCAGCCCTTCCATTTCAAATTCTCCCGGGTACACATAGACGGGGGCAATGAATTCGATAGCGCGCTTCAAGCTGCTTGTAATATATTTGCTCTTGGCAATTGCCCCTGTGATTCCTATTGCATCCAGATTCCATTCGCATATGGTCGCATAAGCCGCCACTTCCTTTGCGACCATATAGCACATTCCATCCAATGCGTTCCTGGCTTCCTGATCTCCATTTCCCATCCGCTTTTCAATTTCCAGTACGTCATTCGTGCCAAGATATGAGACCAGCCCGCTTGCTTTTGTAAAAAACTTCTTTATATCCGTTTCTTTCCTCTGTTCCAGATACTTTAACAGTTCCAGTACCGGAAGTCTTCCGCATCTCTCCGGGGAGAAAGGGCCGTCGCCACCGGACCCAAACGTGTTATCCACACACCTTCCGTGTTTCTGCGCTGTTACAGAGATTCCGCTTCCCAGATGCACGGTAATGACATTAATATCCTTCAATTCTTTGCCCAGTTCACCGGCAATATAACGTGCGACTATCTTCTCATTTAATGCATGAAATGCACTTCTTCTCTTAATGTCTTTATATCCTGACAGACGGGCAACCTCATCAAATTCGTCGATCAAAGGAGGGTCCACCACATAGCATGGCACTTTGTATTCCTGCGCGAACCTTAATGCCAGCTGGCATCCCAGATTGGCCGGGTGTTCTGAATATTTCGCTGTCCTGCAGTCTTCCAGCATATCCGCATTAACCGAATATATCCCTCCTTCCATCGGCCGCAATGCTCCTCCTCTTCCGACGACCGCATCCAGTTCTTCTAAGTCTTCCTGCTTCTCTTTTAAAATATCGCAAATCATCTGATACCTATAATCCAGTTGTCCCTGTACGCTTCCGAATGATTCCAGCAGGTCGTTCGTATGGGTTATGCCAGATATAAATTCCATTTCCCGGCCATTAAAAATCGCGATCCTTGTGGAGGTAGAGCCTGGATTAATACATAAGATACGTTTCTTCATCAAGTACCTCCTTAATACTCATATAAAGGGCATGCATACGTCCCTAGCTGTTTTGCGGCCTCCTCCATCCATTCTTCTACTCTTAAATCTGGAGTCGTGAAAACCGGCGCAATTTTTTCCACCCTTTTTTCTATCAGTGCAGATATTCTTTCTGACTCCATTCCCCTGCCTGCAAGCAGGATGGCATCCACCTTTCCTTTTAATACCAGTGTAGAGCTTCCGATCCATTTTGCCACCTGATAGGCCAGTGATTCACATGCGACTTTAACCGCCTCATTTTTGCAGTATTCCTTATCCAGCATCCTTATATTGCTGATACCCGTATACTGTCTAAGGCCACTGGAGCAAAGGAGTAGGTCTTCTATCTTCTCATATGTGCTTCCCATACTTTGAAAATATTCTGCTGCCTTGGCCACCGGTATATCGCCGGAAGAGTTAAGCCCCATAGGGCCTTCCGCGCCAATACAGTCATTCACATCCAGGCAGATTCCTCTCTCATAGGCCCCGACGCTGGTAAGTTCATCAACATATGCAATAATACAGTTTCTATCGTCCATCCTGGCTTTTAGAATTTCCTCGAGTCTTCTTAGCCCTGCCTGATGTTCCAGGGCATGGTAACGGCTATATTTTTTTATGAATGCATTACTGGTAATCCTGTTAAGCGGAAGCAGTTCATCACAGGACATCGGGTACATCATAACTGCCGGAAGGCCACATGCCTTTCCGATCTTATATGCAAGAACCGTAAGCCAGTTATAGACATGTTTTCCATAGGAATTTCCCTCTGCTTCCATAGCTGCCTGATCATTGATGATATAGCATCCCTTTTTTAATGGTTTAAGAACTGCTCCGGGACATGCGATTATTTTTGTCATCTCCAGCAAATGGCTTCTCTTTAGCCACTTTATAATCTCTTCGGCAATTTTCTCCAGATCCCTTCGTACAAACTTCTCTTTCTTTTGATCTCCGGCTCTGACTGTAACGGCGTTCTCATGCCAATAGATCACTACTGCTGTTTTTACCATCCTTCGCCTCCTACACTTGAATGAACTGGCTGATCAGACTGGACAGGACGATCGAATAATACTTTGTATCATGATCATCTCCCCGCGATGTAAGAATCAGCGGAACCAATGCTCCCATCCCGACACCCGCGACTCTGATATCATTCGTCAGATACATAAGCCCTTTGATCAGGATATTTCCAGCCTCCAGATCCGGTACCAGCAAGATGTCTGCATCTCCTTTGATCTTTCCCTGAAATTTCTTGATCTTTGCCGCATGCGGACTGACTGCAATATCCATAGATATTGGCCCTTCTACGATTCCAGGCTTTCCATACTGGCCTCTTTCATTCATCTTGGACAGAAGCGCTGCCTGAATCGTAACTGGCATGTCCTTCTCTTTTACATGTTCATGTGCGCAAAGTACTGCTGCCTTTGGCCTGTCAATTCCCATTGCCTGGGCCACCTCCATGCAGTTTTCCAATATGCTTTTCTTAATATCCAGGTCTGGAGCAATATTCGTCCCTACATCCGCCAATACAAGCAGCCGGGATATGGCCTGGCTCTCTATAGCCACCACAGAGCACAGTCGCTTCTCACTCCTTATTCCCGTCTCTCTATTTAGTACGGCTTTTAGAAAATCTCCGGTTTCAAGCAGGCCCTTCATCAGCAGCTGGGCTCTTCCCTCCTTTACGGCTGCAACCGCCCGAATGGCCGCTGCCTGTGGCTCCTCCACTTCCTCTGTCTCATATTCTGATAATAGAATTCCGTTCCTTTGGCAGATTTCTTCTATTTTCTGACAATCTCCGATTAATAAGGCATCGACAATTCCTTTCTTTCTTGCGTACTCTACCGCAATTAAGACTTCTTCGCTCTGGGCTGCTGCCACAGCGATTTTCTGTTTTCCCTGCCTTAAAACCATTTCCTCCATCTCTTTAAAATTCTGCAGTTTCTCTCCCATGTGCACTCTCCTATTCCAGTTTCACCTTCTCTAACACGTCCGGATTGGCAATATCCTTCGGCCTTTTTCCACTCAGGACATCTACAATCGACCTTGCCACGCTTTGTCTTAGCCGAATCAACGCTTCCGTGGTAGCCGCGCCTATATGCCCCGTTGTGATCACATTGTCCAGCCTGAATATCTCATCTTCCGGATCCGGCGGTTCAAACTCC
This genomic interval carries:
- a CDS encoding phosphate acyltransferase produces the protein MGEKLQNFKEMEEMVLRQGKQKIAVAAAQSEEVLIAVEYARKKGIVDALLIGDCQKIEEICQRNGILLSEYETEEVEEPQAAAIRAVAAVKEGRAQLLMKGLLETGDFLKAVLNRETGIRSEKRLCSVVAIESQAISRLLVLADVGTNIAPDLDIKKSILENCMEVAQAMGIDRPKAAVLCAHEHVKEKDMPVTIQAALLSKMNERGQYGKPGIVEGPISMDIAVSPHAAKIKKFQGKIKGDADILLVPDLEAGNILIKGLMYLTNDIRVAGVGMGALVPLILTSRGDDHDTKYYSIVLSSLISQFIQV